A region of Malaclemys terrapin pileata isolate rMalTer1 chromosome 5, rMalTer1.hap1, whole genome shotgun sequence DNA encodes the following proteins:
- the TIFA gene encoding TRAF-interacting protein with FHA domain-containing protein A — MSSMEEVETEETVTCLHITLYHPCQEEKQVFRSLKFHKRERRRVDEVAKFGRDSNICHYNLMDTRVSRVQFTLQFFRQLNSSELGFEIKNMSKKTKLIVDNVELDYLNKIDLPWKCIIRFGDYQLLMQRQDGESVDYFETCFELAQASLLQERHLPLLQPIPECGISPSLVYSQGVRPIEVDENDL; from the coding sequence ATGAGTTCCATGGAAGAAGTGGAAACTGAAGAGACAGTAACTTGTCTCCATATAACTTTGTACCATCCTTGCCAAGAAGAAAAGCAGGTGTTTCGCAGCTTAAAATTCCACAAGCGAGAGCGGCGCAGGGTAgatgaagtggcaaagtttggcCGAGATTCTAACATCTGCCATTATAATTTAATGGATACCCGTGTTTCCCGGGTTCAGTTTACCCTGCAGTTTTTCAGGCAACTCAACAGCTCAGAACTTGGTTTTGAGATAAAGAAcatgagcaaaaaaaccaaactaatTGTGGACAATGTGGAACTGGACTACCTAAACAAAATTGACCTGCCATGGAAATGCATCATTCGCTTTGGAGACTACCAACTCTTAATGCAAAGACAAGATGGGGAATCAGTGGATTATTTTGAGACTTGCTTTGAGTTGGCCCAAGCTTCACTTTTGCAAGAGAGACACCTGCCTTTACTGCAGCCCATACCTGAGTGTGGCATTTCTCCTTCTTTGGTCTATTCCCAAGGAGTAAGACCAATAGAGGTGGATGAAAATGATTTGTGA